One window of Paludibacter propionicigenes WB4 genomic DNA carries:
- a CDS encoding alkene reductase has protein sequence MEEYKLFEPTKLGNLELKNKIVMAPMTRSRAIGNVPNDLMAEYYAQRASAGLIITEGTSPSPNGLGYSRIPGCFSKEQVEGWQKTTEAVHKAGGKIFIQLMHTGRISHSLNLPEGAQIIAPSAVKPAGQIWTDTEQMQDFPIPKQMDDNDLLLTLTEFVASSSHAIEAGFDGVELHAANGYLLEQFLSPVSNTRTDKYGGSIENRCRFVLEVAAAVVEAIGKEKTGIRLSPYGVASDMPHYPEIEETYTYLAEELNKLGLVYLHLVDHSAMGAPEVPSEIKGIIRTRFKNTLILSGGYDKKRAEADIESGRADLIAIGRPFINNPDLVARLKNDCPLSQTLIMDLFYTPGEKGYTDYPEYKS, from the coding sequence ATGGAAGAGTATAAATTATTTGAACCTACGAAGTTAGGTAACCTGGAGTTGAAAAACAAAATAGTGATGGCACCCATGACCCGAAGTCGTGCTATAGGCAATGTCCCCAACGATTTGATGGCGGAGTATTATGCTCAACGGGCAAGTGCCGGATTAATTATTACCGAGGGAACATCTCCTTCGCCCAATGGATTGGGTTATTCGCGCATCCCCGGCTGTTTCAGTAAAGAACAGGTGGAAGGATGGCAGAAAACCACTGAAGCTGTTCACAAAGCCGGTGGAAAGATATTTATCCAGCTTATGCATACCGGAAGAATAAGTCATTCGCTCAACTTACCCGAAGGCGCTCAGATAATAGCACCTTCAGCTGTAAAGCCTGCCGGACAGATTTGGACTGATACGGAACAGATGCAGGACTTCCCTATTCCAAAACAAATGGATGATAATGATTTATTGCTTACACTCACTGAATTTGTTGCTTCATCCAGTCATGCTATCGAAGCAGGTTTTGATGGAGTGGAGCTTCATGCTGCCAATGGATATTTACTTGAACAGTTTTTGTCTCCGGTAAGCAATACCCGAACAGATAAATACGGTGGAAGTATTGAAAACCGCTGTAGGTTTGTGCTCGAAGTAGCTGCTGCCGTAGTAGAAGCTATCGGAAAAGAAAAAACAGGCATTCGTCTTTCGCCTTACGGCGTTGCCAGTGATATGCCGCATTACCCTGAGATAGAAGAAACTTATACTTACCTGGCAGAAGAGCTCAATAAACTGGGACTTGTCTATCTGCATCTGGTGGATCATTCGGCTATGGGAGCGCCCGAAGTACCGTCGGAAATAAAAGGTATTATCCGTACCCGATTCAAAAATACACTGATACTCTCGGGAGGATACGACAAAAAACGGGCTGAAGCTGATATTGAAAGTGGCAGAGCCGATCTGATTGCTATTGGTCGTCCGTTTATCAATAATCCTGATTTGGTGGCAAGACTTAAAAACGATTGTCCTTTATCCCAAACCCTGATAATGGATTTGTTTTATACACCGGGCGAAAAAGGTTATACCGATTATCCTGAATATAAATCGTAA
- a CDS encoding BamA/TamA family outer membrane protein, with product MNKNNISDKSNSVPLRGLGVFSNPPLGIRGSFFMLLISMFLFSCSSTRHLPEGARLYKGAQLKLVSTEKVNSKSIKTAALATIRPKPNSSFFGMHPQLWLYQSVGENPKSKFKKWLKKNGEAPVLMTNTNPGVTAAAIDAKLFNMGIFNSHTEFKIIEKKRTASIIYTTHIHAPYKINEVTYNIADDSLSRLILSDKNNALINSGQDYSLDRLKAERIRIDAMLKNRGYFYFNPDYLLFKADTSNINQTISFRVTLKDSIPDNAMKAYRIRNVFVDQNYSLRDAVRDSTKDTLMIRHTIFRGKPSDMNIHPEVILRSVYLRKNEVYSRENHNITLNRLMSMGNFKFVQVKFSESDTTASGYFDANILLTPMPVHNFQAELDLVSKSNNYLGPRMNLSLANRNAFKGAELLKLTAAGSFEAQLSGENKNAFSYAFNPQVELTFPKFLVPFKITPSNSVYIPKTNFALSYNFLKRVGYFNMNTLQFTYGFKWKNSFRVEHEFNPVNISYTSVTNKSGAFTALLDSNSFLKKSYEEQFIVGANYAFTYNEQSVQGKRLQYYFHFFAETAGNVFSLAEFIAGQKPTANNPSKIIGSVYSQYAKFSVDNRVYLNFSKNEKLVFRLFAGVADAYGNSSVLPYNKQFFSGGPNSIRAFRINSLGPGTYLQTTNTNDFLQLGGDIKLEMNSEYRFGIYKFLKGALFVDAGNVWLQKSNSSGQGTPFAFSTFMNELAVGAGFGLRADVSFFVLRFDLAMPLRKPWLTDHRWVINEINVGSGAWRSNNLILNIAIGYPF from the coding sequence ATGAATAAGAACAACATATCAGACAAAAGTAACTCAGTTCCCCTTCGGGGGTTAGGGGTTTTCTCAAATCCTCCTTTAGGAATCAGGGGGTCTTTTTTCATGCTCCTGATTAGTATGTTTCTTTTTTCATGCAGCAGCACACGGCATTTACCCGAAGGAGCCCGACTCTATAAAGGTGCGCAGCTCAAACTTGTATCAACAGAGAAAGTAAACTCTAAAAGCATTAAAACAGCAGCACTGGCTACTATCCGTCCAAAACCTAACAGCAGCTTTTTTGGTATGCATCCGCAATTGTGGCTTTATCAGTCTGTCGGCGAAAATCCCAAAAGTAAATTTAAAAAGTGGTTGAAGAAGAACGGAGAAGCTCCGGTACTCATGACCAACACCAATCCCGGAGTTACTGCCGCTGCCATTGATGCCAAACTGTTTAATATGGGCATTTTCAACAGTCATACGGAATTCAAAATCATTGAAAAAAAGCGTACTGCCAGCATTATTTATACAACACACATTCACGCACCTTATAAAATTAATGAGGTAACTTACAATATTGCGGATGACAGCCTGAGTCGCTTAATTCTGTCGGACAAGAATAATGCACTGATCAATTCCGGACAGGATTATAGCCTGGACAGACTGAAAGCAGAACGCATCCGCATAGACGCGATGTTGAAAAACAGGGGTTACTTTTACTTTAATCCCGATTACCTGTTGTTCAAAGCCGATACTTCGAATATAAATCAAACCATATCGTTTAGAGTGACATTAAAAGACAGTATTCCGGATAATGCCATGAAAGCTTACCGGATACGGAATGTATTTGTTGATCAGAATTACTCCCTGCGCGATGCTGTACGGGATAGTACAAAAGACACGCTGATGATTCGCCATACTATTTTCAGGGGCAAGCCATCGGATATGAATATTCACCCCGAAGTAATTCTGCGATCGGTTTATTTGCGTAAAAACGAAGTCTACTCACGCGAGAATCATAACATTACCCTGAACCGGCTTATGTCGATGGGCAACTTTAAATTTGTGCAGGTGAAGTTTTCCGAGAGTGATACTACGGCTTCGGGTTATTTTGATGCGAATATATTACTCACTCCCATGCCTGTCCATAATTTTCAGGCGGAACTGGATTTGGTAAGTAAGTCTAACAATTATCTCGGTCCGCGTATGAATCTGAGTCTGGCAAACCGCAACGCTTTCAAAGGTGCAGAGTTATTAAAGCTAACCGCAGCCGGATCGTTCGAGGCGCAATTAAGTGGCGAAAACAAAAACGCGTTTTCCTATGCGTTCAATCCGCAGGTGGAACTTACGTTTCCTAAATTTCTGGTTCCATTCAAGATTACACCCTCAAATAGTGTCTATATCCCGAAAACAAATTTCGCACTCTCCTATAATTTTCTGAAAAGGGTAGGCTACTTTAATATGAATACGCTTCAGTTTACGTATGGTTTTAAGTGGAAAAATAGTTTCAGGGTAGAGCATGAATTCAACCCCGTGAATATAAGTTACACATCGGTTACCAATAAGTCTGGTGCCTTTACGGCTTTATTGGATAGCAATAGTTTTCTGAAAAAGAGCTACGAAGAACAGTTTATTGTGGGTGCCAATTATGCATTTACGTACAACGAACAGTCTGTACAGGGAAAGCGGCTACAGTATTATTTCCACTTCTTTGCCGAGACAGCAGGAAATGTGTTTTCGCTGGCCGAATTCATTGCCGGACAGAAACCAACAGCCAATAACCCGTCTAAAATAATAGGTTCGGTATATTCGCAATATGCCAAATTCAGTGTCGATAACCGCGTATACCTCAATTTCAGCAAAAATGAGAAACTCGTTTTTCGTCTCTTTGCCGGAGTGGCCGATGCGTATGGCAATTCATCGGTTTTACCTTACAACAAACAGTTCTTTAGCGGTGGTCCCAACAGCATCCGTGCATTCCGGATTAATTCACTCGGACCCGGAACCTATCTTCAGACGACCAATACCAATGATTTTCTTCAGTTGGGCGGGGATATAAAGTTGGAAATGAATAGCGAGTATCGCTTTGGCATTTATAAGTTTCTGAAAGGAGCTTTGTTTGTTGATGCCGGCAATGTGTGGTTACAGAAGTCTAACTCTTCCGGACAGGGTACTCCGTTTGCTTTCTCCACTTTTATGAATGAACTGGCAGTAGGCGCAGGTTTTGGTTTGCGAGCCGATGTTTCGTTTTTCGTTCTCCGTTTTGATTTAGCCATGCCTTTACGGAAACCCTGGCTGACAGATCACCGTTGGGTAATCAACGAAATAAACGTTGGAAGCGGAGCCTGGAGAAGCAATAACCTGATATTGAATATCGCCATCGGATATCCGTTTTAA
- a CDS encoding LytTR family transcriptional regulator DNA-binding domain-containing protein — protein sequence MQERIKNYLNRPFPLFLSYRQGRIYFIVLIILFAIFLNVFQPFGLTNWHAFHKSLFLNAYSLIYIGSYAAVYIVYSSLRPAYFRRESWTILRELHILSIYIPLSAFSSWILTDIYVEEIDFSLGSFVSLQCYNCVISIGTVLGFGYFVSTKLKPDKQLSPATVGASGSVTNYKNTSELTEHLTHLPPTPPETTGYITIKREQIDVSTILFAESRRNTLHVYRLQRGKVRELKKIMTLKAFAELVSGYPYMKRCNISYIVNINQIEMWSGTLSKMILYLKDCNHHVPVSDTYTPCFKDIVDERRTEISKQ from the coding sequence ATGCAAGAAAGAATAAAGAACTACCTGAACCGACCGTTCCCGTTGTTTTTATCGTACCGACAAGGGAGAATCTATTTTATTGTACTGATCATCCTCTTTGCAATTTTCCTGAATGTGTTTCAGCCTTTTGGTCTTACCAACTGGCATGCCTTTCACAAGAGTTTGTTCCTGAACGCCTACAGTCTGATTTATATTGGAAGCTACGCCGCAGTGTATATTGTTTATTCCTCGTTGCGCCCGGCTTATTTTCGTCGCGAAAGCTGGACTATCCTCAGAGAACTGCATATCCTGAGCATTTACATTCCCCTGTCAGCTTTCAGCAGTTGGATTCTCACCGATATATATGTAGAAGAAATAGATTTTAGCCTCGGTTCCTTTGTTTCCTTACAGTGTTATAATTGCGTTATAAGTATTGGTACCGTTCTGGGCTTTGGCTATTTTGTTTCCACGAAGCTAAAACCAGACAAACAACTAAGTCCGGCTACAGTTGGGGCTTCGGGAAGTGTGACAAACTACAAAAATACGTCGGAGCTAACCGAACATCTGACACACCTGCCCCCTACTCCACCCGAAACCACCGGATACATTACGATTAAAAGAGAACAGATCGATGTAAGCACCATACTCTTTGCCGAATCACGACGTAACACATTACACGTTTACAGACTTCAGCGTGGAAAAGTAAGGGAGCTAAAAAAGATTATGACGCTGAAAGCCTTTGCAGAACTTGTGAGCGGATATCCGTATATGAAACGTTGCAATATTTCATATATAGTCAATATAAACCAAATAGAAATGTGGAGCGGCACATTGTCCAAAATGATACTCTACCTAAAAGATTGCAATCACCACGTTCCGGTCTCGGATACATACACCCCCTGTTTTAAAGACATAGTAGATGAACGAAGAACAGAGATCAGTAAACAGTGA
- a CDS encoding SIR2 family protein, which produces METISILLAAGFSAPKGYPVGNTLNESLTKLDTSEISFSPDGRLTVSIDGKKPDFGYKTSYEVEFEFCLELIKHYNKKKGNFDYEEFYDYLLEEAVNDKEAESLATGYIKDKDYSQIIFALRNIYNQLVAHFLKDGIGANWYDNEPYQIGNTYTGYTGFLKYLKHIGETKIVNIHTLNHDLFFESLNKTDFLSGELCDGFEELGSQYYGTLSTDNRSYNCRLQHYTGNYSKKYRLFKLHGSLDYCVYYRNEGISLVAENYIKSRYGIGVSNILKEVKDKNGILSYERCFVNYHADFLTGTTSKIKRYEEPLLYNKLFDIFKANLKNADKLIIVGYGAKDSEVNKMIVDNFDFKNKKTFIVDPYAGDTVEKFAKEINAKIIKKQLESLALTDFD; this is translated from the coding sequence ATGGAGACAATATCAATACTATTAGCAGCTGGCTTTTCAGCCCCTAAAGGTTACCCTGTAGGTAATACGCTTAACGAAAGTCTTACAAAACTAGACACAAGTGAAATTTCATTCTCACCTGATGGAAGATTGACAGTTTCAATAGATGGAAAGAAACCTGATTTTGGATATAAAACAAGCTATGAAGTAGAATTTGAATTTTGTCTTGAACTAATCAAACATTATAATAAGAAAAAGGGAAACTTTGACTATGAGGAATTCTATGATTATTTATTAGAAGAGGCTGTTAATGACAAAGAAGCTGAGAGTTTAGCTACTGGATACATAAAAGACAAAGACTATTCCCAAATCATATTTGCACTAAGAAATATCTATAACCAATTAGTTGCGCATTTTCTTAAGGACGGAATAGGTGCAAACTGGTATGACAATGAACCATATCAAATTGGAAATACATATACAGGTTATACTGGATTTTTGAAATACTTAAAGCACATTGGAGAAACAAAAATAGTAAATATCCATACTTTAAATCATGATTTATTCTTTGAATCGTTAAATAAAACAGATTTTTTATCTGGTGAGCTTTGTGATGGTTTTGAAGAATTAGGTTCTCAATACTATGGAACTTTATCTACAGATAATCGCTCTTATAATTGCCGACTACAACATTATACAGGGAATTATTCAAAAAAATACAGGCTTTTTAAACTTCATGGAAGTCTCGACTATTGTGTCTATTATAGAAACGAAGGAATATCTTTAGTTGCTGAAAACTATATTAAATCAAGATATGGTATTGGCGTTTCAAATATTCTAAAAGAAGTAAAGGATAAGAACGGAATACTTTCTTATGAAAGATGTTTTGTGAATTACCACGCCGATTTTTTGACAGGAACAACTTCAAAAATAAAACGATACGAAGAACCATTATTATACAATAAATTATTTGACATTTTTAAAGCCAATTTGAAAAATGCCGACAAATTAATAATTGTAGGTTATGGTGCAAAAGACTCTGAAGTAAACAAGATGATTGTCGATAATTTTGATTTCAAAAATAAAAAAACATTCATTGTAGACCCTTATGCTGGCGACACAGTTGAAAAATTCGCGAAAGAAATTAACGCCAAAATTATCAAAAAACAATTAGAATCTTTAGCGCTGACAGATTTTGATTGA
- a CDS encoding translocation/assembly module TamB domain-containing protein, whose amino-acid sequence MNKALPVLKKMLKVILWMAGVLVLLFVILALIIQIPAVQNKIVHSATSFVSDKTHTRVEIKNVSISFPKSVVVEGLYLEDLKKDTLIYAGKIKANVSLYNLLFSKININSITIENLNLNAYNTNTDSVFNYNFLITAFADSTIRQENKPATSSKSTFNIDKVNLKDIRLRYDDAYSGMRVSASLGKLRLKVDKLDIPGAAYGINELLVEKLRVKVGLTQSKKTSTQKSEGILPQIKASGIRINNSSFTLEDAVNGQSVYADIRQFELKAGSVDLQKELIYSDRISLSGSNIHYFTTDKNTATQDATPNTTEPGTPSDWKVSVKQLNLENNSLAYDIRNKPYLKNTFDASHLHYKHVKLVAKDLYYSTTQTKVRIEKFSAMDQNNFRINHFETDFSMNPHAIAVKKLKANTAGSSVTGDVSLKFSSLQALKTSFPMLMLDVNLKKLILKNSDILYFSPQLGTQAFFQNKNTITTASGRIHGRVNNLNGKNIEIETGVSTLLETDFSIRGLPDARNAYYAFPNLKLTSGRQDILMMAGKAIPSTLSLPEEMVLILNFEGKLKAFQAGLGLSSSFGNISMLATLETNENFSGSVDISDFDMGSLLKNKTMYGPVTMTAHVDGHGLKAETMTAQIKANVSEIYLNEYLYHNLHVDGTARGREFAGKVNLNDKNAVLDFDGLVNLTPNQEKYKFHLNVQGADLQKLNFSKKDMRIGLDATADLTGNTINNLNGKAGISNLIMTQNGKKYSLDSVSMTSVNTPEQSEFNLKSALLDFRYQGAVALTALPAQLTRFVNHYFPLSDVKTESKDTKPSDFKFQMQLYNHPILSEVLVPDMKEFEPGLITGSFDSKKNSLNLNASIKRMLYGSTEVNNLVLDVNSDSTALNYRLSGTGIANSQINFANLLFEGQLANNRLSANLSSIDQNKIKKLAIKSQLTRDKANYKLSIDSTGFYLMNNRWKIAPDNFVEFGKQGFRAHNLFMNNDRSQLNIASVHDKFDDDLNIGIKNFKLEDISGIVEKDSSLIKGNVDGNVLLKRVNKSYGIIADANITDLFVRNVLIGNLALKGENPSTQRFDIKANLSGKDNNLTANGYFLPNAGNNSLNIKADIQSLSMKTLEAFSMGQIKQASGTLSGNFLIAGNTAAPDITGQLTFNNAFLNPSYFNNRYELKHETLRLEKDGIYFDKFTLADVNQHKAVIDGNIKMKRFTDYVFGLQVNTRDFLLFNTTVQDNKEFYGRMVIDSKIDLSGTMNLPVVNASVKMKKGSNFTFAVPEDKVTTDKGEDVVEFNTKQNLNSILYHTDKKVIKKSGFTGFDLSSILQVDKEATLRLLMDPTSSDSLVVRGDAALSFAMDKSGKMSLTGAYNLDNGSYLISIESVIKRKFNIISGSTIVWNGDPLDADININAGYTVRAAPYDLVADQMVGLSAADQGGYKQMYAFTVLLKLRGPILKPEISFEIQLRPEDKGIMSGAVNQKLIMLNDDPSALNKQVFALLVLGRFVQENPLQTEIDPTSTLVRSTIGNLLSAQLNQLSSKIIPGMSLNFDVQSYNDYQSGQAQGRTQVEIGLKKELFNQRLTVQVGGTVDVEGEKAKQNSTSEITSDVNIEYKLTKDGRYRFKGFRHNLYDGAIEGQIVETGGGVIYVRDFNKWKEFFRAPKKRTKKTPNP is encoded by the coding sequence ATGAATAAAGCGCTTCCTGTTTTAAAGAAAATGCTGAAAGTCATCCTCTGGATGGCCGGCGTGCTTGTGCTCCTATTCGTGATTTTGGCACTTATTATACAGATTCCGGCAGTTCAGAATAAAATCGTTCATTCAGCCACCAGTTTTGTAAGCGACAAAACCCACACCCGCGTTGAAATAAAAAATGTAAGTATCTCTTTCCCAAAATCGGTGGTTGTAGAAGGACTCTATCTGGAAGACCTGAAAAAAGACACGCTCATTTATGCAGGAAAGATAAAAGCCAATGTTTCTCTTTACAATCTGCTGTTTAGCAAGATTAATATCAACTCAATAACGATAGAAAATCTGAACCTAAATGCTTACAATACCAATACAGACTCAGTCTTCAATTACAATTTTCTGATAACCGCTTTTGCCGATTCCACCATACGTCAGGAAAATAAACCGGCAACATCTTCCAAGAGCACATTCAACATCGACAAAGTAAACCTGAAAGATATCAGGCTCAGATACGACGATGCATACAGTGGAATGCGCGTATCGGCTTCACTCGGAAAACTCAGACTAAAAGTTGATAAACTGGACATACCCGGTGCTGCATACGGAATAAATGAACTGTTGGTGGAGAAACTACGGGTCAAAGTAGGACTGACGCAATCTAAAAAAACATCCACCCAGAAATCGGAAGGCATCTTACCCCAAATTAAAGCTTCGGGCATACGGATAAACAATTCAAGCTTTACACTGGAAGATGCTGTGAACGGACAATCTGTTTATGCCGATATCCGTCAGTTTGAATTAAAAGCCGGCTCGGTGGACTTACAAAAAGAACTGATATATTCGGATAGAATAAGTTTGTCGGGGAGTAACATTCATTACTTCACTACCGATAAAAATACCGCAACACAAGACGCAACACCCAACACAACAGAACCAGGCACTCCCTCCGACTGGAAAGTAAGCGTGAAACAACTTAATCTGGAGAATAATTCGCTGGCGTACGATATCAGAAATAAACCTTACCTGAAAAATACATTTGATGCTTCGCACCTGCATTATAAGCATGTCAAACTGGTAGCGAAAGACCTATATTACTCCACTACTCAGACCAAGGTAAGAATTGAAAAATTCAGCGCTATGGATCAAAACAATTTCCGTATCAATCATTTCGAGACGGATTTCAGCATGAATCCTCATGCCATAGCAGTCAAAAAGCTTAAAGCCAATACAGCAGGTTCTTCCGTAACAGGCGATGTTAGTCTGAAATTTTCTTCATTGCAAGCATTGAAAACCTCATTCCCAATGTTGATGTTGGATGTCAATCTGAAAAAACTTATTCTCAAAAATTCTGATATACTGTATTTCAGTCCGCAACTTGGTACACAAGCTTTCTTTCAAAACAAGAATACCATAACCACCGCCTCCGGCAGAATACACGGAAGGGTCAACAACCTGAACGGAAAAAATATCGAAATTGAAACCGGTGTGAGTACCCTGCTGGAAACCGATTTTAGCATACGTGGATTGCCCGACGCCCGAAATGCATATTATGCTTTTCCCAATCTGAAACTGACTTCAGGGAGACAAGACATCCTGATGATGGCAGGTAAAGCTATTCCATCCACCCTGAGCCTTCCCGAAGAAATGGTTTTAATACTGAACTTTGAAGGAAAGCTAAAAGCGTTTCAGGCAGGGTTGGGGCTGAGCAGTAGTTTTGGTAATATCAGTATGCTTGCCACATTGGAGACTAATGAAAATTTCAGCGGGAGTGTAGATATCAGTGATTTTGATATGGGGAGTCTATTGAAAAACAAAACCATGTACGGTCCGGTAACAATGACCGCTCACGTGGATGGACACGGACTGAAAGCTGAAACGATGACCGCACAAATCAAAGCCAATGTATCGGAAATTTACCTGAATGAGTATTTGTACCATAATCTGCATGTTGATGGAACAGCTCGCGGGCGTGAATTTGCCGGAAAGGTAAACCTCAACGATAAGAATGCTGTGTTGGATTTTGACGGACTGGTTAACCTGACACCCAATCAGGAAAAATATAAGTTTCATCTGAACGTGCAGGGAGCAGACCTTCAAAAGCTCAATTTCAGCAAAAAAGATATGCGCATAGGACTGGATGCTACGGCCGACTTAACGGGAAATACTATAAATAATCTGAATGGGAAAGCAGGAATAAGCAACCTTATTATGACACAAAACGGAAAGAAATACTCGCTCGATTCTGTTTCAATGACATCGGTCAATACCCCTGAGCAAAGTGAGTTTAATCTGAAAAGTGCTTTGCTTGATTTCAGGTATCAGGGAGCTGTTGCACTAACGGCTCTTCCTGCTCAGTTGACGCGCTTTGTAAATCATTATTTCCCTTTAAGCGACGTCAAAACGGAAAGCAAGGACACGAAACCTTCCGATTTTAAATTTCAAATGCAGCTTTATAATCATCCTATTCTGTCGGAAGTACTTGTACCTGATATGAAAGAGTTCGAACCCGGGTTGATTACCGGTAGTTTTGATAGTAAAAAGAACAGTCTGAACCTCAATGCTTCGATAAAACGAATGCTGTATGGTTCGACGGAGGTAAATAATCTGGTACTGGATGTGAACTCCGATTCTACCGCATTGAATTATCGTCTGTCAGGTACGGGCATTGCCAACTCTCAGATCAACTTTGCCAACCTGCTGTTTGAAGGACAACTGGCCAATAATAGGTTGTCGGCCAATTTATCTTCGATAGATCAGAATAAAATCAAAAAGTTGGCCATTAAATCGCAACTGACCAGAGATAAAGCCAACTACAAACTGTCTATCGATTCCACGGGATTTTATCTGATGAATAATCGCTGGAAGATTGCCCCCGATAATTTCGTGGAATTTGGCAAGCAGGGTTTCAGAGCACATAATCTGTTTATGAACAATGACCGGAGTCAGCTGAATATAGCCTCGGTGCACGATAAGTTTGACGACGATTTGAATATCGGTATCAAAAATTTTAAACTGGAGGATATTTCCGGTATAGTGGAAAAAGACAGTAGCCTGATCAAAGGGAATGTGGACGGAAACGTGCTGCTGAAAAGGGTGAATAAATCTTATGGAATTATTGCCGACGCTAACATCACTGATCTTTTCGTCAGGAATGTTCTTATTGGCAACCTGGCACTCAAAGGCGAAAATCCCAGCACACAACGATTTGACATTAAAGCCAATCTGTCGGGCAAAGACAATAACCTGACTGCTAACGGTTACTTTTTACCGAATGCCGGAAACAATTCGCTCAATATCAAAGCTGACATTCAATCACTTTCGATGAAAACGCTGGAAGCTTTCTCCATGGGACAGATAAAACAGGCATCGGGAACGTTGAGCGGTAATTTCCTGATAGCCGGTAATACTGCTGCGCCGGACATTACCGGACAGTTGACATTCAATAATGCATTTTTAAATCCGTCTTACTTTAATAACCGCTATGAGCTGAAACACGAAACTCTCCGCCTGGAAAAAGATGGAATCTATTTCGATAAATTTACCCTGGCAGATGTCAATCAACACAAAGCGGTGATTGACGGGAACATTAAGATGAAGCGTTTTACCGATTATGTTTTTGGTCTGCAAGTCAATACCAGAGACTTTTTGTTATTCAACACCACGGTTCAGGATAATAAAGAATTTTACGGACGCATGGTTATTGACAGTAAGATAGACTTAAGCGGAACCATGAATTTACCGGTAGTGAATGCCAGCGTAAAAATGAAAAAAGGCTCTAACTTTACCTTTGCCGTTCCCGAAGACAAAGTCACCACCGATAAAGGCGAGGATGTAGTGGAATTCAACACCAAACAAAATCTCAATTCGATATTATACCATACCGATAAAAAAGTCATTAAAAAATCCGGTTTCACGGGATTTGATCTTTCCTCCATTCTGCAAGTAGACAAAGAAGCTACACTACGGTTGTTGATGGATCCTACTTCGTCCGATTCGCTGGTAGTAAGAGGCGATGCTGCTTTGAGCTTTGCTATGGACAAGAGCGGAAAAATGAGTCTGACCGGAGCTTATAATCTGGATAACGGAAGTTATCTGATTTCGATAGAATCGGTTATTAAACGAAAGTTCAATATCATTTCGGGCAGTACCATTGTGTGGAATGGCGATCCGCTGGATGCCGATATCAATATAAATGCCGGTTATACCGTTCGGGCAGCTCCGTATGATTTGGTAGCCGATCAGATGGTGGGGCTAAGTGCTGCTGATCAGGGAGGATACAAACAAATGTATGCGTTTACGGTATTGCTTAAACTGCGTGGTCCGATATTAAAACCTGAAATCAGCTTTGAGATACAACTTCGTCCGGAAGATAAAGGAATTATGAGCGGCGCGGTAAATCAGAAACTGATTATGCTCAATGATGATCCGTCAGCATTAAACAAACAGGTATTTGCGTTGTTGGTACTTGGCAGATTTGTACAGGAAAATCCGCTGCAAACAGAGATAGATCCTACTTCTACGCTGGTGCGTTCTACCATAGGCAATCTGTTATCTGCACAATTAAATCAGTTGAGTTCAAAAATAATACCCGGCATGTCGTTGAATTTTGATGTTCAATCTTACAATGACTATCAATCGGGACAGGCGCAGGGCAGAACGCAAGTAGAGATTGGATTAAAAAAAGAACTTTTCAATCAACGTCTCACGGTTCAGGTTGGCGGCACAGTGGATGTGGAAGGCGAAAAAGCCAAACAGAATTCGACAAGCGAAATTACCAGCGATGTCAACATAGAATATAAACTCACCAAAGATGGGCGTTATCGGTTTAAGGGATTCAGACATAACTTATACGATGGGGCTATTGAGGGACAAATCGTTGAAACGGGTGGTGGTGTGATTTACGTGCGCGATTTCAATAAATGGAAAGAGTTTTTCAGAGCGCCCAAAAAGAGAACTAAAAAGACCCCTAACCCCTAA